In Salipiger sp. CCB-MM3, the genomic stretch AGCAGACAGACAAGGCAAGCGCCGACCCTTCGCGGGTCGGCGTTTTGCGTTTGCGGCCCACGCATACAGAAACGCGAAACGAAGTGTTTCCAAAAAATTAGAGAATATGGCGAAATTGCGGTCTAAGCTCTGGGGGATTTTCTTCTCGGAGGCAGCAGACCGCTGTTCCGGGTCTTTGTCCTGCCGGGTTCGGCGGCCTTTCTACGGTAAGTCATATGCCCACGCTGTATCTGTTTTCCCTCCTTCTCGGCGCGCTGGCATGGAGTGTCGCGAGCCCCTCTTCCAGCGATGACGACACGCCCGAGCCCGAGGACAGCGAGGAAGATATTTCCCTGCTCCTTGGCTCCGAGGGCGACGACGCGCTGGAGGGCGGCGCTGGGGATGACACCCTTGATGGCAGGAGCGGCAACGACAGTCTCGACGGCGGGCCTGGGAATGACCTGCTGATCGGCGGCGAGGGCAATGACCAGATCGTCGGCACGCAGGGCTCGGACACTGCGCAGGGCGGCGCGGGCACCGACATCCTGCTGTTCCTCGACGATGCGCTCGGTGCGCCCGATGTGCTTGACGGCGACGCCGGGATCGACGTGCTCTGGGGCGACGACGGCGACGTGATGACCGGCGGGGCCAACGCCGATCTCTTCATCGTGCCGGTGGGGCAAGAGGGGGCGGCGCCGGTCACCATCACCGATCTCGACTTCACCCGCTTCACCGAGCAGGACGTGCCGGACCGCGTGGTCTTCGTCACCCCCGAAGGCGAGATCATCCCGCGCGCCTCTTTCTTCGACGGCACGCTTGCGGCGGGCATCGGCGACATGCCCGACCGCAGCGGCGCTGGGATTTTCATGAATGGCGATGTGGTCGCGGTGATCGAGGGCTACACCGCCGAGGAGCTGTTCTACGAGACCGTCTGGATCGGCAACTTCGCCCCGGCGCTCACCGGTTTTTACGACGGCGACGACGCGCTCACCGGCAGTCTTGGGCGCGACGAGCTCTTCGGCGGCGCCGGTGCCGACACGCTGGAGGGTCTCGGCGGCGGCGACTATCTCGATGGTCAGGCGGGCGATGATTTCGTCAGCGGTGTCGATGCCGATGGGGCGGAAACGGTGGGCGATACGCTGGTCGGCAACGCGGGCGACGACACGCTGCGCGGCGATGCGGGCGATCACCTTGCAGGGGCCGCGGGCAATGACAGCTATGAGCTGGTGGTGCCGCAGGGCGATGAGGACTTCACGCCGCTCACGCTGCACACCTATGATCTGCAAGGCAACGATGGAGGGCCGGAATTGATCACGTTGATCCTGCCGGATGGGAGCGCGCTTTCTGCGGGCGAGGCCTATCAGAACCTGACCGTCGCCTCGGCGGAGGATGGCAGCGGCGCGGCGCTGGTCTATGACGGCACGGTGCTGGCGGTGATCGACGGGGTGGATGCGGACAGCCTTGGCGATCCGCGCGGCTGGCTGGGCAATCTCGCGCAGGTGACGCCGCTGGCCGCCGCGCCGCCCGCCTTCGAGGGCACGCATATTTCCGTCACCGCCGCCACCGGCACGGGCGAGACGCTGGATGGCGCTTTCTTCGGCGGCAACCTCGTGTTCAGTGTGAACACCGAGAGCGGCCTGCCTTTGGACAATTTCGGCGCGGCGGCGGATGCGCTCGACATCACCCACCTGCGCTTCCCGGCGGGGCAGGGCGACAGCGGCGATCTCGAAGAGGACGGCGACGGCTTCCTCAACATTCTGCAAATGGAGCGCTCGGACGGCGAATGGGCGCTGCGGCAGGAAGTCACCGACATGCTCGACTGGGCGCGCGAGAATGGCGCGCAGGTGACGCTGGTGCTGCCCACCAAGAACTACAGCGTGGCTGAGTTCGACGCGCTGGACGATGACATCGCGCGCTTTGCGCAGACCGTCATGACCGATTACGGCGATGTGGTCGAAGCCTTCGAGATCGGCAATGAATACTGGAGCATGGGGGAGACCGCCTATGGCTCGAAGGCCGATGTCGCCGCCGTCGCACTGGCGCGCGGCATGGAGGATGCGGGCTTTGGCGAAGAGGATCAGGCCGCCATCATCGTGCAGATGGCCTCGCCGTTCTCCGGCTCGGAATACCATGTCTCGGTCGATGACCGGCCCTATCTGCAGCGCGTGCAGGACGCCAACCGCACCATCATCGACCAGCTTGGCACCGAGGCGCGCGAGGCGATCGACGGGGTGGTCGAGCATTACTACTACGACAAGACGGTCACCGAATTCGAAGGCACCAGCGGCGAGATGAACTTCATCAACCGCGACTATGCCGTCTGGGACGAGGAATTTGACAAGGACCTCGACCTCTACATCACCGAATGGAACGTGCGCACCTCAGACACCACCGAAACCGGACTGCGCTCGGCCTCGGTGCTGGTCGAGATGACTTCGACCATGAACGAGCTGGGGGTGGACGCCGCGCATGTCTGGCCGGTGCAGCACAACACGCCGACCGATCTGGCAGGCAAGCAGCATGAGGATGTGATCACCGATGCCGAGGGGCGGGTGCTCAACACGATCAACGGCGCGACCTTCGATCTGATGAGTTCCAGCCTGCCGGGGCTCGAACTTCTGGACACTGACCTTTCAATCGAGGACGGCAGTTTCACCTTCCACGCATGGCAGTCCGAGGACGGCACCGTGGTCTACGTTGCCTCGCGCGCCACTGACACCATCGAGCTGGAGCTCGACCTCGGGGCGCTGGTGCCGGGCTACACCTCCGCCTCGGCGGTGAAGATCGGCGCGGATTTCTCGGCCAACTCCAGCGACGGCGTGCATTACGTGCCGGGCGAGGGCTTTCAGGAGGCCGACAGCCTCCTCGTCAACGGGCAGCGCTATTACATCAACGAAAACGACGTGCGCGCCGAGCTGACCGATATCGCGGTGAACAGTACGACGGTGCAGGTGACGCTCGACCCGTTCGAGGTGATCGAAATCAGCTTCGACACCTCGGGTGTCGATGTGACCGGGCCCGAGACCGGCGGCAGCGCGGGCGAGCAAATCACCGGCACCGCCGGGGCCGACACGCTGGAGGGGGGCGCCGAGGATGACACGCTTTCGGGGCTTGCGGGCGATGACCGTCTCACCGGCGGCAAGGGCGACGACAGCGCCAATGGCGGCGACGGCGACGACCAGCTGCTCGGCTGGGGCGGCGACGATTATCTCAAGGGCGGGGATGGCGCCGATCTGATCTCGGGCAACCAAGGCAGCGACACGCTGGTGGGCAGTGAAGGCGACGACACGCTGACCGGCAATGAGGACGACGACGAGCTGAACGGCATGGTGGGCAACGACAGCCTCTCGGGCGGGGCCGGGGCGGATACGCTCACCGGCTGGGCCGGGCGCGACATCTTCGTGCTCGAAGAAGGTGATCTGACGGGCGGTGACGTGATCACCGACTTCACTCCGGGCAAGGACGTGATCGAAGTGGACCTGCCGGGCATCAACGCGCTGTCGGATATCGCCTTCAGCGCCAGCGACGCAGGGATCACCGTCCGCTTCGGCAGCCAAGGCAGCCTGCTTCTGCAGGGCGACCTGCGCATTGCCGACGTGAACGCCGCGCGCAATTTCACCTTCGTCTGAGGCGCAGCGAAAAAGGCTGTCCCCGCGGGGACAGCCTTTTTTGTGGGGTGCGCAGGATCAGAACGTGGCGCGCAGGCGGAAGCCGATCTGGGTGTAATCGTCAAAGCTCTCGAAGCTCGGCTGCACGCGCATGATGTTGCCGCCCAAGCGCCAGTTCTCGTTCAGCGCCGCCTCATAGAACGCCTCGACCGCCCATTCGTCCTGCAGGTTCACGCCATAGGCATCCAGCGCCTCACCCAGCTTGTCGGACCAGTCGTAGCGCGACCATGCGAGGCCCCAGCGGTCGCTCTCACGCCCGGCGAAGGGGCGTTGCCGCCGACGCCGACGAGATAGAGCGCATCGAGCGGGTTGGGGTTGCCATCGCCAAAGCCGACCTGACCGAAGACGCCCCAGCCCTGCATCGGGTTTTGCGGGTTGCTCCAGAGGTACTGCTGGAAGCTGATCCCGGCATAGCTCACGCCCTGCTTGCTGCCGGCGAAACTGTCGTCATCGGGCGACAGCAGCAGCGATTCATAGTCCGTGCCTTTCTTGGTCGAATGCACGAGGTTGAGGTTGTAAAACCCCGGCTGGCCATTGAGCGCCGTCGCGAAGGTCACCGTGCCGTTATAGACCGCGCCATCGTCGAACAGATTGTCCCAGAAATCCTCGCCCTGCGCGTTGTTCGGATCATAGACGAAGAACGAGAAGATCATCGGATCGGTCTTCACCGCCAGCATGCCGCCGAACACATAGGGC encodes the following:
- a CDS encoding calcium-binding protein, translating into MPTLYLFSLLLGALAWSVASPSSSDDDTPEPEDSEEDISLLLGSEGDDALEGGAGDDTLDGRSGNDSLDGGPGNDLLIGGEGNDQIVGTQGSDTAQGGAGTDILLFLDDALGAPDVLDGDAGIDVLWGDDGDVMTGGANADLFIVPVGQEGAAPVTITDLDFTRFTEQDVPDRVVFVTPEGEIIPRASFFDGTLAAGIGDMPDRSGAGIFMNGDVVAVIEGYTAEELFYETVWIGNFAPALTGFYDGDDALTGSLGRDELFGGAGADTLEGLGGGDYLDGQAGDDFVSGVDADGAETVGDTLVGNAGDDTLRGDAGDHLAGAAGNDSYELVVPQGDEDFTPLTLHTYDLQGNDGGPELITLILPDGSALSAGEAYQNLTVASAEDGSGAALVYDGTVLAVIDGVDADSLGDPRGWLGNLAQVTPLAAAPPAFEGTHISVTAATGTGETLDGAFFGGNLVFSVNTESGLPLDNFGAAADALDITHLRFPAGQGDSGDLEEDGDGFLNILQMERSDGEWALRQEVTDMLDWARENGAQVTLVLPTKNYSVAEFDALDDDIARFAQTVMTDYGDVVEAFEIGNEYWSMGETAYGSKADVAAVALARGMEDAGFGEEDQAAIIVQMASPFSGSEYHVSVDDRPYLQRVQDANRTIIDQLGTEAREAIDGVVEHYYYDKTVTEFEGTSGEMNFINRDYAVWDEEFDKDLDLYITEWNVRTSDTTETGLRSASVLVEMTSTMNELGVDAAHVWPVQHNTPTDLAGKQHEDVITDAEGRVLNTINGATFDLMSSSLPGLELLDTDLSIEDGSFTFHAWQSEDGTVVYVASRATDTIELELDLGALVPGYTSASAVKIGADFSANSSDGVHYVPGEGFQEADSLLVNGQRYYINENDVRAELTDIAVNSTTVQVTLDPFEVIEISFDTSGVDVTGPETGGSAGEQITGTAGADTLEGGAEDDTLSGLAGDDRLTGGKGDDSANGGDGDDQLLGWGGDDYLKGGDGADLISGNQGSDTLVGSEGDDTLTGNEDDDELNGMVGNDSLSGGAGADTLTGWAGRDIFVLEEGDLTGGDVITDFTPGKDVIEVDLPGINALSDIAFSASDAGITVRFGSQGSLLLQGDLRIADVNAARNFTFV